Proteins encoded by one window of Branchiostoma floridae strain S238N-H82 chromosome 6, Bfl_VNyyK, whole genome shotgun sequence:
- the LOC118418396 gene encoding IST1 homolog isoform X3, which translates to MFGGGFRGNKLKTNLRLSINRLKLLEKKKTELAQKARKEIAEYLANGKDERARIRVEHIIREDYLVEAMELIEMYCDLLLARFGLIESMKTVEQGLQEAVSTLIWAAPRMSTEVQELKVVSDQLCAKYGKEFGKLCRNNEIASVNERLMHKMSEQAPPRILVERYLIEIAKANNVPFEPDPTVMMDAEIPMSADDLLLIDINDKKGPGGSSGGSGGGGMPAPPLPAQGPAPQPFSYPPPQAPSAKQPPPLPTQPPVGKPSTPAPAYNTVANDPAYPPNPAYPPNAAAYIPPANPAMPMPPAPSAPPTNTDSLPDLPCVPSNSFPNPGNTIGGASAGGDDVDFDDLTRRFEELKNKK; encoded by the exons ATGTTTGGCGGTGGATTCAGAGgaaacaagctgaagacaaaCCTCCGGTTGTCCATCAATCGCCTGAAGCTGTTGGAGAAAAAGAAAA CTGAACTTGCACAGAAGGCCCGCAAGGAGATAGCTGAGTACCTGGCCAATGGGAAAGATGAAAGAGCCAGGATAAGG GTGGAGCACATTATCCGAGAAGATTACCTAGTCGAGGCCATGGAGTTGATCGAGATGTACTGTGATCTGCTTCTTGCCCGATTCGGCCTTATCGAGAGCATGAA aactgtAGAACAAGGACTTCAGGAGGCAGTGTCTACACTGATTTGGGCAGCCCCTCGCATGAGCACAGAAGTACAAGAATTGAAAGTG GTGTCTGACCAACTGTGTGCAAAGTATGGCAAGGAGTTTGGAAAGCTGTGTCGTAACAATGAGATTGCCAGTGTCAACGAAAGG TTGATGCACAAGATGAGTGAGCAGGCCCCACCCCGTATCCTGGTAGAACGGTATCTTATTGAGATTGCGAAGGCCAACAACGTTCCGTTTGAACCTGACCCTACTGTTATGATG GATGCAGAAATCCCCATGTCAGCGGATGACCTACTGCTGATAGACATCAATGACAAGAAGGGGCCAGGGGGTTCTAGTGGGggcagtggtggtggtggtatGCCTGCACCCCCTCTCCCAGCACAGGGCCCTGCACCCCAGCCATTCAGCTATCCACCCCCACAG GCGCCTAGTGCCAAGCAGCCTCCTCCACTCCCCACCCAACCACCTGTCGGCAAACCTTCCACTCCT GCACCAGCATACAACACAGTTGCCAATGATCCTGCGTATCCACCGAATCCTGCATATCCGCCGAATGCTGCCGCGTACATTCCACCAGCCAACCCGGCCATGCCCATGCCGCCTGCACCGAGCGCTCCTCCTACAAACACGGACAGTCTACCGGACTTACCGTGTGTCCCGTCAAACAGCTTCCCCAACCCGGGGAACACCATTGGTGGGGCATCTGCCGGGGGTGACGATGTAGATTTTGACGATCTAACACGCAGGTTTGAGGAGTTGaaaaacaaaaagtaa
- the LOC118418396 gene encoding IST1 homolog isoform X2 — MFGGGFRGNKLKTNLRLSINRLKLLEKKKTELAQKARKEIAEYLANGKDERARIRVEHIIREDYLVEAMELIEMYCDLLLARFGLIESMKTVEQGLQEAVSTLIWAAPRMSTEVQELKVVSDQLCAKYGKEFGKLCRNNEIASVNERLMHKMSEQAPPRILVERYLIEIAKANNVPFEPDPTVMMDAEIPMSADDLLLIDINDKKGPGGSSGGSGGGGMPAPPLPAQGPAPQPFSYPPPQGPRTTAEDYLAYQKELEAAGRLAGPSGGLPQAPQAPAYNTVANDPAYPPNPAYPPNAAAYIPPANPAMPMPPAPSAPPTNTDSLPDLPCVPSNSFPNPGNTIGGASAGGDDVDFDDLTRRFEELKNKK; from the exons ATGTTTGGCGGTGGATTCAGAGgaaacaagctgaagacaaaCCTCCGGTTGTCCATCAATCGCCTGAAGCTGTTGGAGAAAAAGAAAA CTGAACTTGCACAGAAGGCCCGCAAGGAGATAGCTGAGTACCTGGCCAATGGGAAAGATGAAAGAGCCAGGATAAGG GTGGAGCACATTATCCGAGAAGATTACCTAGTCGAGGCCATGGAGTTGATCGAGATGTACTGTGATCTGCTTCTTGCCCGATTCGGCCTTATCGAGAGCATGAA aactgtAGAACAAGGACTTCAGGAGGCAGTGTCTACACTGATTTGGGCAGCCCCTCGCATGAGCACAGAAGTACAAGAATTGAAAGTG GTGTCTGACCAACTGTGTGCAAAGTATGGCAAGGAGTTTGGAAAGCTGTGTCGTAACAATGAGATTGCCAGTGTCAACGAAAGG TTGATGCACAAGATGAGTGAGCAGGCCCCACCCCGTATCCTGGTAGAACGGTATCTTATTGAGATTGCGAAGGCCAACAACGTTCCGTTTGAACCTGACCCTACTGTTATGATG GATGCAGAAATCCCCATGTCAGCGGATGACCTACTGCTGATAGACATCAATGACAAGAAGGGGCCAGGGGGTTCTAGTGGGggcagtggtggtggtggtatGCCTGCACCCCCTCTCCCAGCACAGGGCCCTGCACCCCAGCCATTCAGCTATCCACCCCCACAG GGCCCTAGGACGACAGCAGAAGACTACCTAGCCTATCAGAAGGAGCTTGAGGCCGCAGGCAGGCTGGCAGGGCCCTCAGGTGGCCTGCCCCAGGCACCACAG GCACCAGCATACAACACAGTTGCCAATGATCCTGCGTATCCACCGAATCCTGCATATCCGCCGAATGCTGCCGCGTACATTCCACCAGCCAACCCGGCCATGCCCATGCCGCCTGCACCGAGCGCTCCTCCTACAAACACGGACAGTCTACCGGACTTACCGTGTGTCCCGTCAAACAGCTTCCCCAACCCGGGGAACACCATTGGTGGGGCATCTGCCGGGGGTGACGATGTAGATTTTGACGATCTAACACGCAGGTTTGAGGAGTTGaaaaacaaaaagtaa
- the LOC118418396 gene encoding IST1 homolog isoform X1, producing the protein MFGGGFRGNKLKTNLRLSINRLKLLEKKKTELAQKARKEIAEYLANGKDERARIRVEHIIREDYLVEAMELIEMYCDLLLARFGLIESMKTVEQGLQEAVSTLIWAAPRMSTEVQELKVVSDQLCAKYGKEFGKLCRNNEIASVNERLMHKMSEQAPPRILVERYLIEIAKANNVPFEPDPTVMMDAEIPMSADDLLLIDINDKKGPGGSSGGSGGGGMPAPPLPAQGPAPQPFSYPPPQGPRTTAEDYLAYQKELEAAGRLAGPSGGLPQAPQAPSAKQPPPLPTQPPVGKPSTPAPAYNTVANDPAYPPNPAYPPNAAAYIPPANPAMPMPPAPSAPPTNTDSLPDLPCVPSNSFPNPGNTIGGASAGGDDVDFDDLTRRFEELKNKK; encoded by the exons ATGTTTGGCGGTGGATTCAGAGgaaacaagctgaagacaaaCCTCCGGTTGTCCATCAATCGCCTGAAGCTGTTGGAGAAAAAGAAAA CTGAACTTGCACAGAAGGCCCGCAAGGAGATAGCTGAGTACCTGGCCAATGGGAAAGATGAAAGAGCCAGGATAAGG GTGGAGCACATTATCCGAGAAGATTACCTAGTCGAGGCCATGGAGTTGATCGAGATGTACTGTGATCTGCTTCTTGCCCGATTCGGCCTTATCGAGAGCATGAA aactgtAGAACAAGGACTTCAGGAGGCAGTGTCTACACTGATTTGGGCAGCCCCTCGCATGAGCACAGAAGTACAAGAATTGAAAGTG GTGTCTGACCAACTGTGTGCAAAGTATGGCAAGGAGTTTGGAAAGCTGTGTCGTAACAATGAGATTGCCAGTGTCAACGAAAGG TTGATGCACAAGATGAGTGAGCAGGCCCCACCCCGTATCCTGGTAGAACGGTATCTTATTGAGATTGCGAAGGCCAACAACGTTCCGTTTGAACCTGACCCTACTGTTATGATG GATGCAGAAATCCCCATGTCAGCGGATGACCTACTGCTGATAGACATCAATGACAAGAAGGGGCCAGGGGGTTCTAGTGGGggcagtggtggtggtggtatGCCTGCACCCCCTCTCCCAGCACAGGGCCCTGCACCCCAGCCATTCAGCTATCCACCCCCACAG GGCCCTAGGACGACAGCAGAAGACTACCTAGCCTATCAGAAGGAGCTTGAGGCCGCAGGCAGGCTGGCAGGGCCCTCAGGTGGCCTGCCCCAGGCACCACAG GCGCCTAGTGCCAAGCAGCCTCCTCCACTCCCCACCCAACCACCTGTCGGCAAACCTTCCACTCCT GCACCAGCATACAACACAGTTGCCAATGATCCTGCGTATCCACCGAATCCTGCATATCCGCCGAATGCTGCCGCGTACATTCCACCAGCCAACCCGGCCATGCCCATGCCGCCTGCACCGAGCGCTCCTCCTACAAACACGGACAGTCTACCGGACTTACCGTGTGTCCCGTCAAACAGCTTCCCCAACCCGGGGAACACCATTGGTGGGGCATCTGCCGGGGGTGACGATGTAGATTTTGACGATCTAACACGCAGGTTTGAGGAGTTGaaaaacaaaaagtaa
- the LOC118418396 gene encoding IST1 homolog isoform X4 codes for MFGGGFRGNKLKTNLRLSINRLKLLEKKKTELAQKARKEIAEYLANGKDERARIRVEHIIREDYLVEAMELIEMYCDLLLARFGLIESMKTVEQGLQEAVSTLIWAAPRMSTEVQELKVVSDQLCAKYGKEFGKLCRNNEIASVNERLMHKMSEQAPPRILVERYLIEIAKANNVPFEPDPTVMMDAEIPMSADDLLLIDINDKKGPGGSSGGSGGGGMPAPPLPAQGPAPQPFSYPPPQAPAYNTVANDPAYPPNPAYPPNAAAYIPPANPAMPMPPAPSAPPTNTDSLPDLPCVPSNSFPNPGNTIGGASAGGDDVDFDDLTRRFEELKNKK; via the exons ATGTTTGGCGGTGGATTCAGAGgaaacaagctgaagacaaaCCTCCGGTTGTCCATCAATCGCCTGAAGCTGTTGGAGAAAAAGAAAA CTGAACTTGCACAGAAGGCCCGCAAGGAGATAGCTGAGTACCTGGCCAATGGGAAAGATGAAAGAGCCAGGATAAGG GTGGAGCACATTATCCGAGAAGATTACCTAGTCGAGGCCATGGAGTTGATCGAGATGTACTGTGATCTGCTTCTTGCCCGATTCGGCCTTATCGAGAGCATGAA aactgtAGAACAAGGACTTCAGGAGGCAGTGTCTACACTGATTTGGGCAGCCCCTCGCATGAGCACAGAAGTACAAGAATTGAAAGTG GTGTCTGACCAACTGTGTGCAAAGTATGGCAAGGAGTTTGGAAAGCTGTGTCGTAACAATGAGATTGCCAGTGTCAACGAAAGG TTGATGCACAAGATGAGTGAGCAGGCCCCACCCCGTATCCTGGTAGAACGGTATCTTATTGAGATTGCGAAGGCCAACAACGTTCCGTTTGAACCTGACCCTACTGTTATGATG GATGCAGAAATCCCCATGTCAGCGGATGACCTACTGCTGATAGACATCAATGACAAGAAGGGGCCAGGGGGTTCTAGTGGGggcagtggtggtggtggtatGCCTGCACCCCCTCTCCCAGCACAGGGCCCTGCACCCCAGCCATTCAGCTATCCACCCCCACAG GCACCAGCATACAACACAGTTGCCAATGATCCTGCGTATCCACCGAATCCTGCATATCCGCCGAATGCTGCCGCGTACATTCCACCAGCCAACCCGGCCATGCCCATGCCGCCTGCACCGAGCGCTCCTCCTACAAACACGGACAGTCTACCGGACTTACCGTGTGTCCCGTCAAACAGCTTCCCCAACCCGGGGAACACCATTGGTGGGGCATCTGCCGGGGGTGACGATGTAGATTTTGACGATCTAACACGCAGGTTTGAGGAGTTGaaaaacaaaaagtaa
- the LOC118418395 gene encoding golgin-45-like — MDSAPFAFVKPQAHSSKNNKKPRAHGGGKDSTLNAMRRSQLSRTRSETRILGQVQGFQKPKLNDFPLSSAKITQFKAMEERGSGAAQQGTLSAQQKAKPPQASADHHFQIEPHLNHRASSYHDFSYSTPSQDTHDLQMRIRPMPNSMFSTQHSTVVSVPDDFNNPPIDFTIARSAMPSVPLNTAIAIPTVQSSSIGVQCTDNEEPLPSEMSGNLASEMNRSTSEVELGIQSEVNKELKKLLVASVGSDLQYQFERMAREKAQLSVDYDNVVQQHADLSEEVERLSIQCDVWRSKFLGSRTQVSQLIDLRNAIYQQFGKAQEAIDDMMQERVPIRKEMVETYRLLDQLVKALRWGKPQPLQQAANPRNMKELVQANHRLVSAVSAQLLGNIKPMNSANQETVESGIGLTNAEAAAAQVLNMSFDLQLPSPETTPVGKMSGRFHPQHKYEEVTVNCCNRCKGEIKVV; from the coding sequence ATGGATTCGGCACCGTTTGCGTTTGTGAAGCCGCAGGCTCATTCATCCAAGAACAACAAGAAGCCAAGGGCACACGGTGGGGGGAAAGACTCCACTCTCAACGCCATGAGACGGTCTCAGCTAAGCAGAACCAGGAGCGAGACGAGGATTTTAGGCCAAGTTCAGGGGTTTCAGAAGCCGAAACTGAACGATTTTCCCCTCAgtagtgccaaaattacccagTTTAAAGCCATGGAAGAACGTGGAAGTGGAGCTGCTCAGCAAGGTACACTGTCTGCACAGCAGAAAGCCAAACCTCCACAGGCCAGTGCTGATCATCACTTTCAGATAGAGCCACACCTAAACCATCGAGCATCTTCTTATCATGATTTCAGCTACTCTACCCCATCACAAGATACACATGATCTTCAGATGCGCATTCGCCCTATGCCGAACTCCATGTTTTCAACCCAACACTCCACTGTTGTATCTGTTCCCGATGACTTCAACAATCCTCCGATAGACTTCACCATAGCCAGATCAGCTATGCCATCTGTGCCTTTGAATACAGCCATAGCCATACCAACAGTACAGAGTAGCAGCATCGGCGTACAGTGCACTGACAATGAAGAACCTTTGCCATCAGAAATGTCTGGGAACCTGGCCTCCGAGATGAACAGAAGTACTTCGGAAGTCGAGCTTGGAATACAAAGCGAAGTGAACAAGGAGCTGAAGAAGTTGCTCGTCGCATCAGTGGGGAGCGACTTGCAGTATCAATTTGAGAGGATGGCCAGGGAAAAGGCACAGCTGTCGGTGGACTATGACAACGTTGTACAGCAGCATGCGGACCTGTCGGAGGAGGTGGAAAGGCTGTCCATCCAGTGTGACGTGTGGAGGAGCAAGTTCTTGGGGAGCAGGACCCAGGTCAGCCAGCTGATCGACCTGAGGAACGCCATCTACCAACAGTTTGGAAAAGCGCAGGAAGCCATCGACGACATGATGCAGGAGAGAGTGCCCATCAGGAAGGAGATGGTGGAGACATACAGGCTACTGGATCAACTGGTGAAGGCTCTACGATGGGGAAAGCCACAACCACTCCAGCAGGCTGCAAACCCCAGGAACATGAaggagcttgttcaagccaatCACAGGCTGGTGTCAGCTGTATCTGCACAACTGCTGGGGAACATTAAGCCAATGAACTCCGCAAACCAAGAAACAGTGGAAAGTGGCATTGGTCTGACTAATGCAGAGGCTGCTGCGGCACAGGTGCTGAATATGAGCTTTGACCTCCAGTTGCCTAGCCCAGAAACAACTCCGGTTGGGAAGATGAGTGGTCGCTTCCATCCACAGCATAAGTATGAAGAGGTCACTGTGAACTGTTGCAACAGGTGCAAGGGGGAAATCAAAGTTGTCTAA
- the LOC118417718 gene encoding trimeric intracellular cation channel type B-A-like isoform X1, protein MEGPDLGAFSFGLDDLAEAFASLSMFPLFEIAHYILMCQAVRSDSGGLTLSRKHPLANWVCCMLMCSAGGFISSLLLGLPLIGPLSKTPNVLLASAIWYVVFYAPFDIFHKVVTFPPVLMIVYCVKELHRSHTILGGVLKARKVYSSGIIVQICIGIVGGAGSGFMLNFQRLVRGKWSPETNQILHPTVVLKECLISAILFTLPTGVLPINQDQLLLLTGIAMVIVKVTLTVTNVGDPFKPIENVLCMPIFGKAEVMAAEKKKKE, encoded by the exons ATGGAAGGCCCGGACTTGGGAGCGTTCTCTTTCGGGTTGGACGATCTAGCGGAGGCATTCGCCTCTCTGTCCATGTTCCCGTTATTCGAGATCGCCCACTACATACTGATGTGCCAAGCGGTCAGGTCGGACTCAG GAGGGCTCACCTTGTCCAGGAAGCATCCCCTGGCCAACTGGGTGTGCTGCATGTTGATGTGTTCAGCTGGGGGGTTCATCAGTAGCCTCCTCCTAGGCTTACCATTGATAGGTCCACTCAGCAAGACTCCAAATGTTCTGCTGGCTTCTGCCATCTG GTACGTGGTGTTTTATGCACCATTTGATATCTTTCACAAGGTGGTGACTTTTCCACCGGTACTGATGATTGTTTACTGTGTGAAGGAGCTTCACCGTTCACACACCATACTGGGAGGGGTCCTGAAAGCACGGAAGGTGTATTCATCGGGCATCATAGTGCAAATTTGCATTGGCATTGTGGGCG GTGCTGGTAGTGGCTTCATGTTGAACTTCCAACGCCTAGTCAGGGGGAAATGGTCGCCAGAGACAAATCAGATTCTTCACCCCACAGT TGTGTTGAAGGAGTGCCTTATATCTGCTATCCTGTTCACCCTACCCACTGGGGTGCTGCCAATCAACCAAGACCAGCTCCTCCTCCTCACCGGCATCGCCATGGTCATTGTCAAGGTCACCTTGACTGTCACAAATGTCGGCGACCCCTTCAAGCCAATAGAGAACGTTCTGTgtatgcccatatttggaaagGCTGAGGTCATGGCtgcagagaagaagaagaaggagtaA
- the LOC118417718 gene encoding trimeric intracellular cation channel type A-like isoform X2, with the protein MEGPDLGAFSFGLDDLAEAFASLSMFPLFEIAHYILMCQAVRSDSGGLTLSRKHPLANWVCCMLMCSAGGFISSLLLGLPLIGPLSKTPNVLLASAIWYLEFYAPFDLFHKAVTFLPIKLVVVSLKEIRRAHKVPDGIATAAKVHPHGYVAHVVIACVKGAGSGFMLNFQRLVRGKWSPETNQILHPTVVLKECLISAILFTLPTGVLPINQDQLLLLTGIAMVIVKVTLTVTNVGDPFKPIENVLCMPIFGKAEVMAAEKKKKE; encoded by the exons ATGGAAGGCCCGGACTTGGGAGCGTTCTCTTTCGGGTTGGACGATCTAGCGGAGGCATTCGCCTCTCTGTCCATGTTCCCGTTATTCGAGATCGCCCACTACATACTGATGTGCCAAGCGGTCAGGTCGGACTCAG GAGGGCTCACCTTGTCCAGGAAGCATCCCCTGGCCAACTGGGTGTGCTGCATGTTGATGTGTTCAGCTGGGGGGTTCATCAGTAGCCTCCTCCTAGGCTTACCATTGATAGGTCCACTCAGCAAGACTCCAAATGTTCTGCTGGCTTCTGCCATCTG GTACCTTGAGTTTTATGCTCCGTTCGACCTGTTCCACAAGGCGGTGACTTTCCTACCGATAAAACTTGTGGTCGTCAGTCTGAAGGAAATCCGCCGGGCACACAAGGTGCCTGATGGTATAGCAACAGCAGCTAAGGTCCATCCTCATGGCTATGTAGCACATGTTGTCATTGCTTGTGTCAAAG GTGCTGGTAGTGGCTTCATGTTGAACTTCCAACGCCTAGTCAGGGGGAAATGGTCGCCAGAGACAAATCAGATTCTTCACCCCACAGT TGTGTTGAAGGAGTGCCTTATATCTGCTATCCTGTTCACCCTACCCACTGGGGTGCTGCCAATCAACCAAGACCAGCTCCTCCTCCTCACCGGCATCGCCATGGTCATTGTCAAGGTCACCTTGACTGTCACAAATGTCGGCGACCCCTTCAAGCCAATAGAGAACGTTCTGTgtatgcccatatttggaaagGCTGAGGTCATGGCtgcagagaagaagaagaaggagtaA